The region CTACGTCACGCCCACCAGGACCAGCCTTGGGGGTGTCCACTAGTTCATAATCAAAGATAATATCTTTGATAGGCAAAGGAACATATTGATCCAACTGAAGCTCAATCGCCTGCTTCATTTCAGTTGGCGACATCTCCGGCAGAGAGAGTCTAACAATATAAGCTAATTCCTCAGGAAGAGCTGCCACTACCGCTGAAAATTTATAATCTTTTTTTAATTTTATTAAACTTTCAATTAAAATTTCTGGTTTTTTAATAACCCCAGACTCAATCACTCCTGGAGCCAGATCGACTTCTGCAAAATAATTTAAAGTTAACTTCTGGTTGGTATTAGAAATATTAACCAACTTCACAGATTGATCAGAAATATCTAAACCCACCGCTGGTATTGCTAAGAATCGAGGGGTGGGGAAAAATTTTAGAAAAGTAGAAAACACTACCCTAGTATACCAAATTTATATCCTAAGAAAGATGTTTAGACTGTGAACGACGATACCCTTTTAGTAATTCGTAGGCCGCCGGCATTAATGATAGACCGATAATAATAAAAATAATTATTGTAATGTACTCATCAACTCCAGGTATTAGTGAACCCAAGAAATAACCTAAGCTAATAAAACTAACACTCCACAACACTCCTCCCACGACGTTGTAATAAAAGAAAGTTTTATAGTTCATAGAACCAACACCAGCTAAAATCGGAGCGAAGGTTCGAACCACTGGTACAAACCGAGCCAACATAACAGTCTTAGCTCCATATCGATCGTAAAACTCTTGAGTTTTTTGAATATGACTCTTTCTGAAAAAGAAGGAGTCTTCTCTGGTAAATATTTTAGGGCCTACCTTGGATCCAAACCAATAACCAACATTGTCTCCCAAAATTGAAGCAATAGCACAACCTAAAATTAAAACTACAATATTAAAATGACCCTGAGAGGCCAAAAAGCCAGCGGTAAATAACAAAGAATCTCCTGGTAGAAAAAAACCAAAAAATAAACATGACTCGGCGAAGATTATACTAATCACCCCCAACAAACCTAGAGTCTGAATTAAAAATAGTGGATCAAGCCAATCAAACATACTTTTGTTTATCAATATAACTTTTTAAAATCAACGCGGCGGCCCGAGCATCAAACAGATTGTCCTTACCTATTATCCTTTGGGCTTCCTGACTAGTATAAAATTCTGGCTCAAAAACTACCTGACAGTTGGTTTTTTCGGCTAAAATTACAGCAAAAACTTTTATCTCCACCATTACTGGATTGGGACTACTGTCATAATTGGAAGACTCGCCTATCACTATAGTCTCGATACCCTCCTTTAGACAAATTTCAGCCACCTGATTAAGTACTTCTTTATTATTAGCTAAAACACTATGAGGCATAGCGAAACGACCAGTTTCGTCGGACAAAGCGAGGCCGATTCTTTTGGTGCCATAATCAATTCCCAATAAACGCATAGGATTATAATAGCACGTGGCCAGGGCCCACCAAAAAACTCTGTTTTTTTGGTGGGCCCCTTTAATTGATTTTCTTCAGTAATTTGTTAGGATTGTCAGGATAATCACCAAAGCAACATCCTTGGAGGGGTGGCAGAGTGGTCGATTGCACCTGTCTTGAAAACAGGAAGGCTGGTAACGGTCTCGCGAGTTCGAATCTCGCCCCCTCCGCAAAATAAGAAACGAAGAGACTATATTTTGCGAGAGTACTGAGGTACTCCGAAGTGCTTCCGCCAAAAAAAACAAATGAGTTGTATTTTTGCCGGATGGCACAGTCATCTGTGGCGCCGCAAAAAAAATCAATAGAAATAATATTTGTGTGTAACTTATTTTGTTCTGGGTTACACTCTTGTTACAATGATAACCAATGGACGAAGAAGAGCGCCAACTAAAAGTGCAGACAGCTCGATTGGAAAAAATACCCACCTTAGAGTGGCAAGCTTTTGAGTACAACTACAATGAAAAGAATTCAGATTGGTTTTGGATGGTCGGTATTGTCGGAGGGATAGCGGTTATTTTAGCTATCCTATTTAAAAACTTCCTATTTGCTATTATCTTACTACTGAGTACCTTCACTGTTTTAATGTACGGGGCTCGAAAACCAGAGCTAATCACTTTTGCTATCACTGCCAAGGGTATCAGAATAAAAAATGATCTCTATCCTTTCAAGAACCTAAAAGGTTTTGCTATCAAAGAAGATGACGACTTTGCTAAATTGATGATCCATTCTGACCGCTTGTTCCTTCCTCATATCATTATTCCACTTGAAGACATCGAC is a window of Candidatus Vogelbacteria bacterium DNA encoding:
- a CDS encoding VTT domain-containing protein, with protein sequence MFDWLDPLFLIQTLGLLGVISIIFAESCLFFGFFLPGDSLLFTAGFLASQGHFNIVVLILGCAIASILGDNVGYWFGSKVGPKIFTREDSFFFRKSHIQKTQEFYDRYGAKTVMLARFVPVVRTFAPILAGVGSMNYKTFFYYNVVGGVLWSVSFISLGYFLGSLIPGVDEYITIIIFIIIGLSLMPAAYELLKGYRRSQSKHLS
- the ruvX gene encoding Holliday junction resolvase RuvX; the protein is MRLLGIDYGTKRIGLALSDETGRFAMPHSVLANNKEVLNQVAEICLKEGIETIVIGESSNYDSSPNPVMVEIKVFAVILAEKTNCQVVFEPEFYTSQEAQRIIGKDNLFDARAAALILKSYIDKQKYV